A genomic segment from Klebsiella africana encodes:
- the pstS gene encoding phosphate ABC transporter substrate-binding protein PstS translates to MNVMRTTVATVVAATLSMSAFSAFAAASLTGAGATFPAPVYAKWADTYQKETGNKVNYQGIGSSGGVKQIIANTVDFGASDAPLADDKLTQEGLFQFPTVIGGVVLAVNLPGVKSGELVLDGKTLGDIYLGKIKKWDDEAIAKLNPGLKLPSQNIAVVRRADGSGTSFVFTSYLSKVNEEWKSKIGAGSTVNWPTGLGGKGNDGIAAFVQRLPGSIGYVEYAYAKQNNLAYTKLVSADGKPVSPTEDNFANAAKGVDWSKSFAQDLTNQKGENAWPITSTTFILVHKATNKPEQTAEVLKFFDWAYKNGGKEANALDYATLPESVVEQVRAAWKTNVKDSSGKALY, encoded by the coding sequence ATGAACGTTATGCGTACCACCGTCGCAACAGTTGTCGCCGCGACCTTATCGATGAGCGCTTTCTCTGCCTTCGCAGCAGCAAGCCTGACTGGCGCAGGCGCAACTTTCCCTGCGCCGGTGTATGCCAAATGGGCTGACACCTATCAGAAAGAAACCGGCAATAAAGTAAACTACCAGGGTATTGGTTCCTCTGGTGGCGTTAAGCAGATTATTGCCAACACCGTTGATTTTGGTGCTTCTGATGCTCCGCTGGCTGATGACAAACTGACCCAGGAAGGTCTGTTCCAGTTCCCGACCGTGATTGGCGGCGTGGTACTGGCGGTTAACCTGCCTGGCGTGAAATCCGGCGAACTGGTGCTGGATGGCAAAACCCTGGGCGATATCTACCTGGGTAAAATTAAAAAATGGGATGACGAAGCGATCGCTAAACTCAACCCGGGCCTGAAGCTGCCGTCGCAGAACATCGCTGTGGTCCGCCGCGCCGATGGTTCCGGTACCTCCTTCGTCTTCACCAGCTACCTGTCCAAAGTGAATGAAGAGTGGAAATCGAAAATCGGCGCCGGCTCTACCGTTAACTGGCCAACCGGTCTGGGCGGTAAAGGCAACGACGGTATCGCCGCCTTTGTTCAGCGTCTGCCGGGTTCGATTGGTTACGTTGAATACGCTTATGCCAAGCAAAACAACCTGGCCTACACCAAACTGGTCTCTGCCGACGGCAAGCCGGTTAGCCCGACTGAAGACAACTTCGCTAACGCCGCAAAAGGCGTTGACTGGAGCAAGTCTTTCGCTCAGGACCTGACCAACCAGAAAGGCGAAAATGCATGGCCGATCACCTCAACCACCTTCATCCTGGTACATAAGGCGACCAACAAGCCGGAACAGACCGCTGAAGTGCTGAAGTTCTTCGACTGGGCGTATAAAAACGGCGGGAAAGAAGCGAATGCGCTGGATTACGCGACGCTGCCGGAAAGCGTGGTAGAGCAGGTTCGCGCAGCATGGAAAACCAACGTCAAAGACAGCAGCGGTAAAGCGCTGTACTAA
- the pstC gene encoding phosphate ABC transporter permease PstC translates to MAATKPAFTPPGKKGDMIFSALVKLAALIVLLMLGGIIVSLIISSWPSIQKFGFAFLWTKEWDAPNEIFGALVPIYGTLVTSFIALLIAVPVSFGIALFLTELSPAWLKRPLGIAIELLAAIPSIVYGMWGLFIFAPLFATYFQEPVGNVLSTIPFVGALFAGPAFGIGILAAGIILAIMIIPYIAAVMRDVFEQTPVMMKESAYGIGCTTWEVIWRIVLPFTKNGVIGGVMLGLGRALGETMAVTFIIGNTYQLDSISLYMPGNSITSALANEFAEAETGLHVAALMELGLILFVITFIVLAASKFMIMRLAKNEGAR, encoded by the coding sequence ATGGCTGCAACCAAGCCTGCATTTACCCCTCCGGGGAAAAAGGGTGACATGATTTTCAGTGCGCTGGTAAAACTGGCTGCGCTGATTGTGCTATTGATGCTGGGCGGCATCATCGTTTCCCTGATCATCTCTTCCTGGCCGAGCATTCAAAAGTTTGGCTTTGCCTTTTTGTGGACCAAAGAGTGGGATGCGCCTAACGAGATCTTCGGCGCGCTGGTCCCGATTTACGGAACCCTGGTCACCTCTTTTATCGCGCTGCTGATCGCCGTCCCGGTGAGCTTCGGCATCGCGCTGTTTCTGACCGAACTGTCCCCCGCCTGGCTCAAGCGTCCGCTGGGCATTGCGATTGAGCTGCTGGCGGCAATCCCGAGCATTGTGTACGGCATGTGGGGCCTGTTTATTTTCGCACCGCTGTTTGCGACTTACTTCCAGGAGCCGGTCGGCAACGTCCTGTCGACCATCCCGTTCGTCGGTGCGCTGTTTGCCGGCCCGGCGTTTGGTATCGGCATCCTCGCCGCTGGCATCATTCTGGCCATCATGATCATCCCTTATATCGCCGCGGTCATGCGCGATGTTTTCGAACAGACGCCGGTGATGATGAAAGAGTCGGCCTATGGCATCGGCTGCACCACCTGGGAAGTGATCTGGCGCATCGTTTTACCGTTCACCAAAAACGGGGTGATTGGCGGGGTGATGCTCGGTCTGGGCCGCGCGCTGGGTGAAACCATGGCGGTTACCTTTATCATCGGCAACACCTACCAGCTCGACAGCATCTCGTTGTATATGCCAGGGAACAGTATTACCTCCGCGCTGGCTAATGAGTTCGCCGAAGCGGAAACCGGCCTGCACGTGGCGGCGCTGATGGAGCTGGGTCTGATCCTGTTCGTTATCACCTTTATCGTTCTGGCAGCGTCGAAGTTTATGATTATGCGCCTCGCGAAGAATGAGGGGGCACGCTAA
- the pstA gene encoding phosphate ABC transporter permease PstA, with amino-acid sequence MATIELQTTAELAESRRKMQAKRRMKNRIALALSMATMAFGLFWLIWILMATITRGFDGMSLALFTEMTPPPNTAGGGLANALAGSGLLILWATVFGTPLGILAGIYLAEYGRKSVLAEIIRFINDILLSAPSIVVGLFVYTIVVAQMQHFSGWAGVIALALLQVPIVIRTTENMLKLVPDSLREAAYALGTPKWKMISAITLKASVSGIMTGILLAIARIAGETAPLLFTALSNQFWSTDMMQPIANLPVTIFKFAMSPFAEWQQLAWAGVLIITLCVLLLNILARVIFAKKKHG; translated from the coding sequence ATGGCGACCATTGAATTGCAAACTACCGCCGAACTGGCGGAGTCCCGTCGCAAGATGCAGGCCAAACGCCGTATGAAGAACCGTATTGCTCTGGCGCTGTCGATGGCGACCATGGCGTTTGGTTTGTTCTGGCTTATCTGGATCCTGATGGCGACGATAACCCGCGGCTTCGACGGCATGAGTCTGGCGCTGTTCACCGAAATGACGCCGCCGCCGAATACCGCGGGCGGTGGTCTGGCTAACGCCCTCGCCGGCAGCGGCCTGCTGATCCTGTGGGCAACCGTCTTTGGTACGCCGCTGGGTATCCTCGCCGGAATTTATCTGGCGGAGTATGGCCGCAAGTCGGTGCTGGCGGAAATCATCCGCTTTATCAACGACATTCTGCTTTCCGCGCCGTCTATCGTGGTCGGCCTGTTCGTCTACACCATCGTGGTGGCGCAGATGCAGCACTTCTCGGGCTGGGCGGGCGTTATCGCGCTGGCGCTGCTGCAGGTGCCTATCGTTATTCGTACCACCGAAAACATGCTGAAGCTGGTGCCGGATAGCCTGCGTGAAGCGGCCTATGCGCTGGGGACGCCGAAGTGGAAGATGATCTCGGCGATCACCCTGAAAGCCTCCGTCTCAGGGATTATGACCGGGATCCTGCTGGCTATCGCCCGTATCGCCGGGGAAACAGCGCCGCTGCTGTTCACCGCGCTGTCCAACCAGTTCTGGAGCACCGACATGATGCAGCCGATCGCTAACCTGCCGGTGACCATTTTCAAATTTGCCATGAGTCCGTTTGCGGAGTGGCAGCAACTGGCATGGGCTGGGGTATTGATTATCACCCTGTGCGTCTTGCTGCTGAACATCCTGGCGCGCGTTATCTTCGCCAAGAAGAAACACGGTTAA
- the pstB gene encoding phosphate ABC transporter ATP-binding protein PstB, which produces MSMVNTAPGKISVRNLNFYYGKFHALKNINLDITKNQVTAFIGPSGCGKSTLLRTFNKMFELYPEQRAEGEILLDGDNILTNTQDIALLRAKVGMVFQKPTPFPMSIYDNIAFGVRLFEKLSRADMDERVQWALTKAALWNETKDKLHQSGYSLSGGQQQRLCIARGIAIRPEVLLLDEPCSALDPISTGRIEELITELKQDYTVVIVTHNMQQAARCSDHTAFMYLGELIEFSNTDDLFTKPAKKQTEDYITGRYG; this is translated from the coding sequence ATGAGTATGGTGAATACAGCTCCGGGTAAGATTTCAGTTCGTAACCTGAACTTCTACTACGGCAAATTCCATGCCCTGAAGAACATCAACCTGGATATTACCAAAAACCAGGTGACGGCGTTTATCGGTCCGTCAGGCTGTGGTAAATCCACCCTGCTGCGCACGTTCAACAAGATGTTCGAACTGTATCCGGAGCAGCGCGCGGAAGGCGAGATCCTGCTGGATGGCGACAACATTCTGACCAACACCCAGGATATCGCCCTGCTGCGCGCTAAGGTTGGCATGGTGTTCCAGAAACCAACGCCGTTCCCGATGTCCATTTATGACAATATCGCCTTCGGCGTGCGCCTGTTTGAAAAGCTGTCCCGTGCTGATATGGACGAGCGCGTGCAGTGGGCGCTGACCAAAGCCGCATTATGGAACGAAACCAAAGATAAACTGCACCAGAGCGGGTATTCTCTCTCCGGTGGTCAGCAGCAGCGTCTGTGCATTGCCCGCGGTATCGCGATCCGCCCGGAAGTGCTACTGCTTGATGAGCCGTGCTCCGCGCTGGACCCGATCTCCACCGGGCGTATCGAAGAGCTGATCACCGAGCTGAAACAGGACTACACCGTCGTTATCGTGACTCACAACATGCAGCAGGCTGCGCGTTGCTCCGACCATACGGCATTTATGTATCTTGGCGAGCTGATTGAGTTCAGCAACACGGACGACCTGTTCACCAAGCCCGCGAAGAAACAAACTGAAGATTATATTACTGGCCGCTACGGTTGA
- the phoU gene encoding phosphate signaling complex protein PhoU, translating to MDNLNLNKHISGQFNAELEYIRTQVMTMGGLVEQQLSDAITAMHNQDSDLAKRVIDGDKQVNMMEVAIDEACVRIIAKRQPTASDLRLVMAIIKTIAELERIGDVADKICRTALEKFSQQHQPLLVSLESLGRHTVQMLHDVLDAFARMDLDEAVRIYREDKKVDQEYEGIVRQLMTYMMEDSRTIPSVLTALFCARSIERIGDRCQNICEYIFYFVKGQDFRHVGGDELDKLLAGKDPKE from the coding sequence ATGGACAACCTAAATCTTAACAAACATATTTCCGGCCAGTTCAACGCTGAACTGGAGTATATCCGCACCCAGGTGATGACCATGGGGGGGCTGGTGGAGCAACAGCTTTCTGATGCGATCACCGCCATGCATAACCAGGACAGCGATCTGGCGAAACGCGTGATTGACGGCGACAAACAGGTCAACATGATGGAAGTGGCGATCGATGAAGCGTGCGTGCGCATCATCGCCAAGCGCCAGCCGACCGCCAGCGACCTGCGCCTGGTAATGGCGATCATCAAGACTATCGCTGAGCTGGAACGTATTGGCGACGTGGCGGATAAAATCTGCCGCACCGCGCTGGAGAAGTTTTCCCAGCAGCACCAGCCGCTGCTGGTGAGCCTCGAATCGCTGGGCCGCCACACGGTGCAGATGCTGCATGACGTACTGGATGCATTTGCGCGTATGGATCTCGACGAAGCGGTACGTATCTATCGTGAAGATAAGAAAGTCGACCAGGAGTATGAAGGCATCGTGCGTCAGCTGATGACCTACATGATGGAAGACTCGCGCACTATCCCCAGCGTCCTGACGGCGCTGTTCTGCGCACGCTCCATCGAGCGTATCGGCGATCGCTGCCAGAATATCTGCGAATATATTTTCTACTTCGTTAAAGGTCAGGATTTCCGTCACGTTGGCGGCGATGAGCTGGATAAACTGCTCGCTGGCAAAGATCCGAAAGAGTAA